The nucleotide sequence accttacgtgagtaagggtcgatcccacggagattgttggcttgaagcaatctatagtcaccttgtaactcttagtcaggaaaacaataaaacaattcacttatcaaatttgattataaggaataaaagggcataaatataaatacttattgtgcaatgatggagaatatgttggagttttggagatgcttcatcttctgaaattctactttcctctgtcttcttgttcacgcacgcgcgtcctcctatggcaagctatgtgttggtggatcaccgttgtcaatggctaccatccagccttctagtgaaaagggtccaggtgcgctatcaccgcacggctaatcatctgtaggttctcaatcgtaccgggataggatttactatccttttgcgtctgtcactacgcctgatgcggggaaaacttgtctctcaacaaatcttccttcggcaagtgtaccgaagttgtcgtcaagtaaaaactcacaatagagtgaggtcgaatcccacaaggattgattgatcaagcaactttaattagaagaatgttctagttgagcgaatccagaaattgggttgagagttgcagaaaataaaatggcgggaatgtaaataacagaaaagtaaatgctagaattaaaggactggaagtaaatgactgaaaataaattgcagaattataaatgggaatgggggatttgctcataaaagtaaatcgcagaaatttaaagagaatgggtaagattagagatggggagttcattgggcttaagagatgttgcaattctccggatcaagttcattttcatctcttcctcaatcaatgcactcattgatctccttggcaatcttaagtgattgaattgcaatttattgcaattcaatctctcaaatcttgatcaatagccaattccttggtcaatagctcatgagaagagatgaagtatggtcactgattagcaacaaagtgcatcaaagctctagtccaagtcatgagtaatgcaacataatatttgtcactaaacttatgcaaaatcctcatgaaatcatgtaaaatgcacaaggtatgcttgagtcaaggcataagtgaatatttacccaaaactagcttatttcctaaagaaatgcatgaaactaacctaaaaacagtaaagaaaaggtcagtgagactggccaagatgccctggcatcaacacccagcactcacgagtttgaagctcgtcacagtcattcaatccctgaatcctactcggaataccacagacaaggtttagactttccggattctcttgaatgctgccatcaatctagcttatactacaaagattctgattaagagatccaagagatattcattcattctacggtgaacggaagtggttgtcaggcacgctttcgtgggggaatgatgatgattgtcacgttcatcacattcatgttgaattgcgaatggatatcttagataggaacacgcatgtttgaatagaaaacagaaatacttgcattaattcatcaggacacagcagagctcctcacccccaacaatggggtttagagactcatgtcgtcaaagagtacaaaattcagatctacaaatgtcatgagatacaaaataagtctctaaaagttgtttaaatactaaactagtaacctaggtttacagaaaatgagtaaactatgatagatagtgcagaaatccacttctggggctcacttggtgtgtgctggggctgagactaaagcttctcacgtgcctgggctgttttgggcgttcaacgccaggctgtaacctgtttctggcgttgaactccaacttgtaacgtgtttctggcgctggacgccagattgcaacatggaactggcgttgaatgccagtttatgtcatctatccttgagcaaagtatagactattatatatttttggaaagccctggatgtctactttccaacgcaattggaagcgcgtcaattggactcctgtagctccagaaattccattcctagtgcagagaggtcaggatccaacagcatcatcaattctttttcagcttgaatcagatttttgctcaactccgtCAAGGGAACTCTattcttgcttcattccttccaagtcttcattcaaaaattattttggaggttgtgcactctcctcctcaacatcaaattcaatcttcttggagaggTTCTCTATGATTCtagcttcccatggaggttctgcatctcctaggtcttcaaccacttcttccttttcttcaacgatcataggcttctccaattgttctaacacaaaataATATCCcccattttccaccggagtttccaatctctccttcatgctatgcttttcaattaattctccacatgtgaccatgggagtggtTTGAGTACTCAAATATTAGGAGACTAaaatgcttactaccttggtcaaggtagccacaaattctattGTCTCCCTTTgtatttctccttgcccttgaagtataaggctaagggttTCATCCTTGGAGGATTCGGGTGGATAGGGGgattcattgtcttggagaaaggattcatgataggaaggtggttcttcttggtaaggatgtagtagtgtgtattgaggtggttcttgggggtagtAATCTTGgcatggtggttccatgtatggctcatatggttcacaaggtggttggtatggtggatatgagtcaaggtcatatggaggtgtttggtgaaaataggcttgtgagtatggttgaagttcatgttgaggatatgattcataggcatatggtggtggttcttgaaagtcacaaggggattcaccatagccattggattgatatgcatcatagaatggctcttcttcatagtgcattggtggaggttgttgccatgaagattgatcatatgcatatggctcctcccacctttggttatcccatccttgatacacattctcattatagtcctcattttctacaacatagttggaaccaaactcatagccaaagtgagaattcataatgaaaagagaaaataagaacaaaagctaataagaaataatgaaacaaaatcctaaaactagtaaaaactaacaagcaatccaaaaattatgctattcacaatattcacatatatacaataaccaataacacaataCCATTGCGAtttcccggcaatggcgccattttgatgattagacttttgacggtttagaattcacaataagtctcgttgtaatatagtttctaaaccaacatcaatcctttcatacaaaagattgtttgtcacaagtaacaaacccctaaatttataaaccgaagtattgaacctcgggtcattctccctaagaattacaatgaagtgtcttgttattggttatgaggtgttttggggtttttgagataagaaacatgaaaagtaaatggcaataaaaataaactaacaactaaaagaggctcttgacaaggtatgagaactagaagtcctatcctaattatcctcctcaattgtgaccaaaattgtccattgctaccacttagttaacctctaatcatggaggaaagtcaagtggatgaatcaacttgattccacaagtcctagccaactcccaagggaaagactagcgttagtggtatccaaatcaattagcaacttctaattatcaatcaacaaaggaattagataactcaagcgtcactaattactctaccaaagccaagaggagtaaaatctatactaaaatccaaccaaacattttatcaaacacttggaaggcataaaaggaaagcaaagtaaattgacaacaaaaatagaatctaacaacaattattgcaatcaattaacaataacaatcaaaaggaacacaattattatgaattaccttaaattgaattggaagaaaatagaaggaataagagtagatctacaacaaaatataagagcaacataaaggaaattacaacaaaggaatagaagaagatgattgcaacaacaaagaattgagaagcaaaagtagaagaaaacatgaatcaaaacctagatctaagaactaaacctaatcctaattcctaatcctagagagaagtgagagcttctctctctaaaactaaaactaaactatccTAATGTGTGTGAATGAGTAAAAATGAGTGAATGATCctttcccccttcaatccttggtccttaaatgcattttggcgccaaagttggttgaaattgggccccacagctcttAGAAATCGCTGGGTacgttttctatttaaaaaatcacgtgcgcccATCGGCGCAtacgcgtacagtgcgcatgCGCGCCCCTTGAGATTTTCGCAATCCATGTGTGCGCATACAGTGCACGTGCACGTGGATGCACATttccaattctttggcttttccatgatttctccactttgtatgctttcttcttcacttaacaaacaaatcaaggcatctagtagaatcaaaggtgaatcaaatttagctaattaaggatctagaaagcatgttttcacacttaagcacaaattgggaaacaatcatgaaaccatgctatttcattgaataaatgtgggtagaaggtgataaaatcccctaaatgaagcacaagataaaccctacaaatggggtttatcaccgcTCATAACGGTCAAGCTTCTTGTGGAGGTCCTCTATGCGTTGTATGGATGACTTTGGTGGTGCGGATGAGGTAGAGGAGATGCTCATGGGGACGGATAGGTGTGGCTCTTCGGTGTCCGCTGGAGGGTAAAGGTATCTCCCGTTTGGAACAACATCTCCATCCGCCGGGATCATGGCCCTTCTATCCTTGGTCTCTCGGGGAACATCGGCTGCGGCGACTAAGTCGGTCactaaggcgggaaaaggtaggttccCCTTGGCGTGGATGCGGCCCATAGATTGGCAAATGAGACGGGGAATATGCACCGGTCTCTCAGTGAGGACACACCAAACCAATAAGGCTAACTCAGCAGTGATAGATGAGCCGTGGGTGCTAGGGAGCACATAgtgggctagaatttgggcccaccCTGAGCCTCTCTAGTGAGAAAGCGTACGGTGATGCCCTTGGGCCGGGGACTCATCCTTCTTCAAATCCAGAATGATTCGGGTATAGCAATGACCTTGAGGATAGTATCCCAATCAAACGCACGTTGGCACCGTGCCGACAAAATCTCTTGATAAGCATCAATCCCTTCCGCTAATGGTCTGGTCTTAAGCACACTTTGGATAGCCTCCTCTGTAACGGGAACTTACCTTCGGCGCATAAATACCGATGCAAGGGAGGGGGAGTGGTAGTTGGTGTAAAATTCAACCACCTAAGACAAATTTGCCTCccgtggcttcctcaataggaacTCCCATTGCCGCCGTTCGATGCGGGGCATGATGAGCGGTATGACATGAGCCGGAAGGGCTAGAAGGGGCTCCGCATGAAAGTTCCTTGGTTTGATCAAGGGGAAGACAAGTTCGTAATAGCGGTTGGGGAACTTCTTCGGATCCCTTGCCGGATTGTCCTTCTCCAAAACATCAATGTTAGTAACACTCCTTGTCTTATTAGAGGGGGGCTTGGCTTTAGGCCCTTGTTGTGCTTTGCTAGTGGACCGTGAGGGTGCCTTCTTGGGTGCTTTTTCATTGTCTCTCTTGATCACCATCCTAGAAAAGAAGGAAAAGTGGTGAAATTAAGCTTAAAGAGGCATCAAGAAAGAATAAGCATGCTAGTGATAAGACATAAAAGATAAGTAGCTTAgacacatgacagctgcaacGTGAGACTAAGTCCATAATGAAAATTTTGGCTAATCACTAGCAAGTGATGCATGAGTGGTATAGGCATGCAAACAAGacggatgagaagcacacactcTTAACATCAATACAATAAGTGAAAAATAGGGGAAGAGTATATAGAAATGAAACAAGAAATATAGTAAGCTCAATGCACATATGAACAAACAAGTGAATGAGAAAAAGCACTAAGATAGAAAACACTAAGTTAAAATAACTCCAAGAAGTCATGTGGGTCTttcaacaaacacttggtgtacaCCCCTTCTATGACAAAAATTGAGAGAATAGTGACAATGTGACATCCCATaaagcatcatcaatcatcatatcacaccacaaattgcaaaggaaaacaaataaatcaaacaaactcatcAGTGCAAGAGTAAGCACCACTTGGAATTAagggtgtgcaaaaaaactggtttgactgaactgaactgaaactgaattgaaactattttaaataaaccagtttttttaaataaaaaactgaactgaaaccatagttttttataaaaaccagtttattaaaaaccagtttttatgattcagtttagttttaaaccaaataaaaactggTTTATTCACATCAGTAACTTCAATTCAATCTTCCAAACTCAAAAATTGAAAATGTGAAAACTGAAAACGAAAAAACCCTAATCGCGTTTCAACATCCTCTCTCGTCTCTCCCCTTCTGCCGCCGCAACCAACCCACCGCTGCCACCGTCAGAGTCGCCGTCGTCGAACTATTCGCCGCCGTCACTCACTGTCGCTCACCATCGTCTAACACAGTATCGTCTCTCCCTTGCTGGTTGCTGCCGTCGCTACCATTCCTCTCTTGTCTCTCCTTTGCTACCGCCGCTACCAACCCACCACCGCTATCATCACTGTCGCTACCAACCCCTGCTGCTGGCATCTAACACAGTAGGTAATCTTTTTTCTCTTATGTTTTACTATGATTGGAAGTAGGGGAGACAATACTTTTTTACCTAGTTAATTAGTAAGCCATTTTTACAGTTAcccatttctattttaatttaattattgtagcttttttgttttagttactATGAAGTTTTGTGCTGTGGCTTGAATTTGGATACCAATTTTGAGTATTTTGGAGTAGTTTTCTAATTAAAAAGATTGGATTTTTAGGATCTTTGGTTGAAGATGGTTCTAAGTGttatttttggtttcttggtgcTGATTAATAGTTTCGGAACCACACATGGGATTCATACtgatatcttcttttcttttcttttctttaaaggggaaattttttatttttgagaaatATTTTGTAGAATGTAGATAGAAATGAAGTATCTTTAGATTTAGGCATACTCATTATAAAGTTGGTGGAGCTCATGAGTAATTTAGCAGTGTTGACGAGGTTCAATTTTATCATGAACATTAATGCCTAAAGTGTTGGAATTCATTAGTTATCATTAGAGCATGATGCATtgctgaattttttttaatcttgtttTTAATTAATCAGGCCAACAGTTCTGAACCATTAAGAGTGAATTTGAACCATTAATCTTGTAGAAAAGTTTTCTGTCAGATCTTATAAACTTTGTTTTATAATTCTGGTCTATAGTTTCATTCTAGTTCACTGTTTGTCTTAACTGTGCTATTTCTTCTGTTTGCTTTCTAGTACTCTTACGTTTGcttattgttgatgttgttgtagACTAGATGAGGTGAAAGCTCAGAGAGCTCTAGAATGCCCTTGCATTGTTGACTTGCAAACTGGTTCCTGTGGCTTTCATTTTTTGGAGGCGTTTCTCAGATTTCTAAAGAGAGCATTGCTGAAGAAAAAGTAAGTTCCAAACTTGGTCTAAGTAACCCTGTTAGTGTTAGCATGTAATGATGTATTTATTACTTCATAGTTTgtgtcattttatttatttattttcctttttaaagTGTTGTTTAGTTGTTTGCATTGGTCAATGGTGTCATTTTTGGATGCTGTTTGGTTCTGACGGGGCAACAAAATCTTGCTCTCCTATGAAATATGATGTTGGCAATCGATCTAAGAGTATATTTTAACTGATTTACGTGAAATTGACAAAAGGGTCTTCAAATAATTGATGATGAAGAATCACATATTGAGTCTTTGATTAATAGCatcataaaattattattttgtgtTCTGTACTTATCTCCCGTTTATTAGAAGCATGAATATAACTCAATGAgtcttgaagaagtgaagaataaaacagaaagaaaaaatatagcaGACTTGTGTTACAAGAAAACAGAATGGTAGTATGAATTGTGATTGAATTTACTGTATATTGATTACACTGAGTTGGTCGTATATATAAGAGATGTCAACTGAGATTAGCTTAAACATACACTAATCACATCTGGTAAAACTAATTCTAACTAACTCAAGTTAATGCTAACAGCTTTGGTACTGCTCCTGCTCACTTTATCTTGTTTGTTACTTTTTCAAGACACTAAATTACTCTCCAAATACACACAATAGCAATAACAGATTTTCTATCTTCTAAGTCTTCTTCCCAATTAAAATCTGTGAAAGCATACAATCTTAAGTTAGTGAATTTGGTAAATTGAATGTATGAGTTAATTTGAAACTTTATAAAGAATTTAATTTCATgagtaaaaaattaaataacctcATTCTTTATTAGAAAGAGTTCATGTTCAAATCAGgtgaatgttgttttctttgGTTTCTGTTGCTGCCATATCTCCAATAAATGAGGTTTTGTTTGTTCTAAATTGAATAACGAAAATAGTTAGACAcacaaaaaattagttattatatatttatattgtaCATTGGTAATTAATTTGGTATATAATTTTCGATATCCACTTACATGattgtttataatttataaatgttTTTTGGATCCTCAAATTTACTCAGCTCATAAGCAGAACTTAGTTTATACAATTGAAACACAAAGCCAAACACTCAAAGTGAGATGGGTTTTCTGCATAGATATAATTAAATCTCTTCTCCCCTCATTACATATATCTATTtcctattattggttattatatataGATAACACTTTTAACTCTAAGAAAAAATTATGTGCCATTTTCTATTAAAGTAGACTGGATGTCACATGTTTCTTTTGTATGAATAAGCATTGAACAAATTCGATTTATTGGTTTTgtttaattagttatttaatttacaATTAGGTTTGTTGCTCATATTAAAAATGTCTGAGAGAGGAGCATTCAAATCCTGCTGTTCTTCCTGCTCATCCCTCATTACCTCCTCAACCTAGTGGATCTTCTGGGCGTAAGAATCGATCAGAGATATGGGAACATTTCATTCCAATCGAAGGAATAGAGAAGTATGCGAGATGTAAAAACTGCAAGGGTCAAATAAAATATGCGGGGGGAACAAGTGCTATGCGGCAACATTGGAAGCGATGTTTTGACTCGAACAATGAACAGAGCAAGAGACAAAGGATAGAAGGGGGAACAAGTGGTCCTATATCCTCACCAAGTGTTACAAAGTTTGATCAAGCAGTATCTCGAAGTATCCTCACTGAGATGTTTGTGACTGAAGAGCTAGCTTTCCGATTTGTAGAAAGAAATGTGTTTCGAAGGCTATTGCATATCTTGCAACCTAAGTTTAAAATCCCTTCACGTACTACATTGGCCCGTGATATACTTTCTTTTTATGAAACAGAGAAAATGAAGTTACAAAGTTATCTCTCTCATCATTGTCAAAAAGTGTGCCTTACAACTGACACATGGACGACATCGAGTCAAAATTTGACTTTTATGTCTCTAACGGCACACTTTATTGACAATTATTGGAAGTTGTAAAAGTGGATATTGAATTTTTGCCGGGTTGAGGGTCATTCAGGAGAAGTACTTGGTAGAGCTATTGAAGGTTGTTTGGATGCTTGGAAATTGCATCAAGTTTTTACTATAACGGTTGATAACGCAACTTCTAATGATGGTGCAATTTTATACTTGAAAAAGAGATTAAATGCATGGAATAGTCTTGTTTTAAAGGGGGACTATCTTCATATGCGTTGTTGTGCTCATATCCTAAATTTGATAGTGAAAGATGGCTTGAAAGAGATTGATGATTCAATTACAAGAATTCGCAATGTAGTAAAATATGTCAAATCATCTCCTATGAgatgtgaaagcttcaaagcgTGCATTGAGTGGGAGAGCATCAATTATAAAGGGCTTGTTTCTTTGGATGTCGAAACTCGGTGGAATTCGACATATTTAATGTTGGAGGCAGCATTGAAGCTTCGAGCAGCGTTTGATTTGCTTGAGTTGCAAGATGATAAATATATTAATGAGCTGAGCAAATCTTATGGTGTGCCTACAGATGATGATTGAACTTATGCGGAGTCAATTTTACCATTCTTGAAAATATTCTATGATGCTACATTGCGCATTTCTGGGAGTTTGTATGTCACTAGTAATAAATACATGAAAAAGTCTTTAGCATCGGAAGAAAAATCAAGTTGCATTGTGAAAATACTTATTTGAGCATAAGGTTAGTGGCGTCCAAGATGCAAAGAAAATATGACAAGTATTGGGGAACTCCAAATGTCATTAACATGTTGTTGTTGATTGCAATTGTGCTTGATCCATGTCACAAGTTGGATTTTGTAAATTGGATTTTGGATGAGTCATTTGGTGTTGAAAAGGGAGGAGAACTCAAGTCAAAATTGTCTACTTGCTTGAATTCCCTTTATAATCACTACCAAGGCAAAGAAGATGAATCTCAAAGAAATCAAGATGCAATGATcaatgaagaggatgaagatgatatCCTGAATATTTATTTACAGTCAACTGGACGTGATTCAGATGCTAAATCTGAACTTGACAGATATCTGAAAGAAGATTGTGAGCCTAGAAACAAGTCGGCAGAGTTGGATATTTTGGGTAGTGGAAGGGTAATTCAACCCGATTTCCTATTCTTGCACGTATGGCTCGAGAAGTTTTAGTCATACCGGTTTCTACAGTTGCTTCTGAAAGTGCGTTTAGTACAGGAGGAAGGATTATTGACCCTTATCGGAGCTCCTTGACACCATATATGGTGGAAGCTCTTGTATTCACTCAAGATTGGGTAATAGATGACCCATTTggactaattaaaaatttttaagagatTGAAAAAGCTGAACAAggcaatatatattttttttcttattgcttgtttgttactaattgttagttttctataattaatgagatatttttttttgtaggGAGAAATTCTTCAACAAATGTTGGCACGCTTGTTTCTCTTGAAGATGATTAGAATATTGTAATAGGTCAATATTGTGTTAGTCTGTTAGATTTGAATTAGTTTATTTTAACTTCATTTAGGTTAGTATCATATTATATCATATTTTGAATGTTGTCATTGAACAAAAAGTAAGACCATGCTTTAGTTTATTAATATGTGAATATTTTATGATTCTTTCAACTTTTGAtttagagagagaggggagagagaaagtagaagggagagaaagagaaagggaggagagagaaagtggaagggagagagaaagagagagagagggagagagagggggatagagagaggaagggggagagagagagaaaagaaggcaggagagagaaagaggagagaaagaaagagagaggaagggaaaagagggagagagagggtgtgaaaactagttttaggcataaaccagtttaaactggtttttttaattaaaaccagttttatttttatgaactggtttaaactggtgcactgtattataaactggtttaaaaccagtttcttatatgacaaagcagtttggttcaatttctaaaccatttaaaatggtttagtgcagtttcagttcagtttatggaaaaactgaaccatgcacacccctacttgGAACACCCATAAGAGAATgaaaggaaagaaggaaagaaaattcAACAAGCAAAGAAAACATGAATGAAACTAACTAAGAAGGAGAGTAAGGGAATGTAACTAAGGAAAGgaagaaggaaaaggaaaaaaCCAAACAAAAGTGGAAATGTGGAGTACCTTGAGAGGTGTAAGAAGAGATGGGGTATGGAGGTGAGTGGAAGGGTAGTGAAGagtgagagagaggagagagaaacgAGAGGTGTGGGTCCAGCAGAGGGGGTGGTTGCCGCCGGTGGTGGCAGAGAAGAGGTGGTAGAGATGGTAGAAGAGGGTAGAAGTGAAGAAGGAGGGtggtggaagaagaaagaaagaaaagtgaaGGAGGAAGGCGCACTCTAATTCAATTGGTTCGCGAAAccgacgcgtgcgcgccatgcacgcgtacgcatgcataggCAAAAATCAATAAGGGCGCGGATGCGCACGGTGCGCGTATGCGCGAAGTAGTGAAATGCCAGTGTGTGCGCGAGCGCCAGGAGCGCATGCGCGTGCAAGTAAGTTGTGCCCTCAGCATAGGTTGGGCACAACTCTGGCTCAACTCTCGGAAAAGAGTACCAGAAAATAAAACTTGgtgatcgacgcgtacgcgcacggtgCGCTGACGCGTCGATTGGCATGATGGTCGAGGTACGCGTGCACGCCTGGTGCGCCTACGCGTGAGTCGAGCTGGGCCAGTAGCATGAAATTGGCCCAACCAGGGCACAACTCTCAGGAGGGATGGCCCAGGATCGCGAATCACAGTAGTGACGCGTACGCGgttagtgcgcgtgcgcgtgcttttGCGAATGGCCATGGACGCGTCCGCGCATGGTGCGTGCACGCGTGATGCTAGTTATGCCCAGGGCCTAAAGCTGGCCCAAaatttgcacaactctctggaagaTGGCCcagtggtgcacaaattgtgaatcacacttttcacaactcgtaccacttaccagcaagtgcactgggtcgtccaagtaataccttacgtgagtaagggtcgaatcctacggagattgtttgtttgaagcaatctatggttatcttgtaaatcttagtcaagaagtcagttatgtttatcagttgaattgcgaataaccaagagagcataaattaaaggttacttgttatgcagtaatggagaatatgttggagttttggagatgctttgtcttctgaatctctgctttcctctgtcttctgattcacgcatgcacgtcctcccatggcaagctgtatgtagggggtcaccgtcgtcaatggctacatctcatcctctcagtgaagaatatgctcacatgctctgtcacagcacggctaatcatctgtcggttctcgatcatactggaatagggttctttatccttttgcgtctgtcactaacgcccagcactcgcgagtttgaaactcgtcacagtcattcgatcattgaatcctactcggaataccacagacaaggtttagactttccggattctcatgaatgccgccatcagttctagcttataccacgaagattctaattaagagatctaagagatactcattcaatcggatacagaacggaggtggttgtcaggcacacgttcatgggttgaagaaggtgatgagtgtcacagatcatcaccttcatcacagttaagcgcgaatgaacatcttagataggaacaagcgtgtttgaatagaaaacagaaatacttgcattaattcatcgagacacaacagagctccttaccc is from Arachis ipaensis cultivar K30076 chromosome B01, Araip1.1, whole genome shotgun sequence and encodes:
- the LOC107609215 gene encoding uncharacterized protein LOC107609215, whose amino-acid sequence is MQRKYDKYWGTPNVINMLLLIAIVLDPCHKLDFVNWILDESFGVEKGGELKSKLSTCLNSLYNHYQGKEDESQRNQDAMINEEDEDDILNIYLQSTGRDSDAKSELDRYLKEDCEPRNKSAELDILGSGRVIQPDFLFLHVWLEKF